A genome region from Hymenobacter tibetensis includes the following:
- a CDS encoding methyl-accepting chemotaxis domain-containing protein, whose amino-acid sequence MARGSFLFDPNKSSLFYLLLFLSLLILGLTASEAMSGHYSIIGSVASFLGLFVAFQSWKAADDASRNADEALHQMNQLAQETRQLVERSNTVEEQIKSAVTTISDATRELYKGFQPIMQEVRKFLAESENSEYLAIMTDSAAIGTFYVRHHRPPLNQRELSSLTNQIHDLLLERARDAREFYMATLAADESPEAFPPTQDQNGLFHHYVQGVWQQFHPEAPISAETWDEHRARHLATLHQLQETFASLSEHREQKAAGLPLHRTLPVLPLQLFIRFNAESHEPFRALVVFLGQYNLDRVADARALQTTDPELVRTFISMFESLTSLDDTPAYQALRKQFPL is encoded by the coding sequence ATGGCTCGTGGTTCCTTTCTCTTTGACCCCAACAAAAGCTCGCTGTTCTACTTGCTGCTTTTCCTAAGCTTACTGATCCTTGGGCTAACTGCCTCGGAGGCCATGAGCGGGCACTACTCCATCATTGGCAGTGTAGCTTCATTTCTGGGGCTGTTCGTAGCTTTTCAGAGCTGGAAGGCCGCTGATGATGCTTCGCGCAATGCCGATGAAGCCTTGCATCAAATGAACCAGCTGGCCCAAGAAACCCGCCAACTGGTGGAAAGAAGCAACACTGTAGAAGAACAAATCAAAAGCGCCGTCACGACCATCAGTGACGCTACGCGAGAACTCTACAAGGGCTTCCAGCCCATTATGCAAGAGGTGCGCAAGTTTCTGGCTGAATCGGAAAACAGCGAATACCTAGCCATCATGACGGATTCGGCAGCCATTGGCACGTTCTACGTCCGCCACCACCGCCCGCCCCTCAACCAGCGGGAACTAAGCAGCCTCACCAACCAGATTCACGATTTGCTGCTAGAGCGTGCCCGCGACGCCCGCGAGTTTTACATGGCCACGCTGGCGGCCGACGAATCGCCCGAGGCCTTTCCGCCTACGCAAGACCAGAACGGGCTGTTCCATCACTACGTGCAGGGCGTGTGGCAGCAGTTTCACCCAGAGGCCCCTATCTCGGCGGAAACCTGGGACGAACACCGGGCACGGCACTTGGCTACGCTGCACCAACTGCAAGAAACCTTTGCCAGCCTCTCCGAGCACCGCGAACAAAAAGCCGCTGGCCTGCCATTGCACCGCACGCTGCCCGTGCTACCCCTGCAACTCTTCATTCGCTTCAATGCCGAAAGCCATGAGCCGTTCAGGGCGCTGGTTGTGTTCCTGGGCCAATACAACCTCGACCGGGTAGCCGATGCCCGAGCTCTCCAAACCACCGACCCTGAGTTAGTTCGCACCTTTATCAGCATGTTCGAGAGCCTCACCAGCCTCGACGATACGCCCGCCTATCAGGCATTGCGCAAGCAGTTCCCCTTGTAA
- a CDS encoding acyltransferase family protein: MLKPQPLGTSGQLDSLLLLRGIAVILVCLCHFGDNLSEGHAFAELFYIFYQYGKYGVHVFFVISGFIIPYSLYKSNYTISSLPTFLAKRILRLHPPYLAALFLTLVIMFLSYKVRGLEFPESFSSIAKSVVYLHIPPDNPVFWTLLVEAQYYLFIGCFYVLLVHYQKLCIYAVMPLLLVISYLFTSEDQSLVRYIVFFLIGNVCFLLYAKNDYFFLNLLSIGYLLVFTALFYETAEFLFTSFTLLFILAFRQPISKLLLFPGQISYSIYLIHFPIGMKLINLTKNKIDPSYSWLLLVVALVVSLVTSYIFYILFEKYSERASKKIRYKPVSRSYQSIQKEPTI; encoded by the coding sequence ATGCTGAAACCACAACCACTTGGCACTAGCGGTCAGCTTGACAGCTTACTACTCTTGCGTGGAATTGCTGTTATACTGGTCTGCCTATGCCATTTCGGGGACAACTTGTCTGAAGGCCACGCGTTTGCCGAGCTTTTTTATATATTCTATCAATATGGCAAATACGGGGTGCATGTATTTTTCGTGATTTCGGGATTTATTATTCCCTATAGCCTTTATAAAAGCAACTATACTATAAGTAGCTTACCTACTTTTCTGGCTAAGCGAATTTTAAGGTTACATCCTCCTTATTTGGCGGCTCTGTTTCTAACCTTAGTTATCATGTTCCTCTCCTACAAAGTCAGAGGGCTAGAATTTCCAGAAAGCTTTTCCTCGATTGCAAAGAGCGTAGTGTATTTACATATTCCGCCCGATAACCCTGTATTCTGGACACTGCTCGTTGAAGCTCAATACTATTTATTTATTGGGTGTTTTTATGTGCTTCTCGTACACTATCAGAAGCTATGTATCTACGCAGTAATGCCTCTCCTATTAGTCATAAGCTATCTTTTCACGTCAGAAGACCAATCACTTGTACGGTACATTGTATTTTTTCTAATTGGGAATGTATGCTTCCTATTGTATGCCAAAAACGATTATTTCTTTTTAAACCTGCTAAGCATAGGGTACTTGCTGGTGTTCACGGCATTGTTTTACGAAACCGCCGAATTCCTTTTCACATCTTTTACGTTACTTTTTATCCTGGCTTTCCGACAGCCTATTTCTAAATTATTGCTGTTTCCTGGGCAAATTTCATACTCTATCTATCTTATTCATTTTCCTATTGGCATGAAGCTCATCAATCTTACCAAGAATAAGATAGATCCGTCCTATAGTTGGTTGTTGCTTGTTGTTGCATTAGTAGTCTCACTAGTAACCTCTTATATATTCTACATACTTTTTGAGAAGTATTC